The genomic stretch GGATTTACTTCCAGCTTCTGGATAATCAGGTTGTCGTTTTCTCCGGCCTCTATATAAACACCGTCTTCGCGCAAGGCCTGACAAACCGCCTTAAACTGTTCTTTGTTAGTCTTTTTGAGATCATTCACCCAGGGAAAGGTCTTACAACCACCCTGCATAGCCAATTCATCAAAGGCATCACGGGTTCCTGAAGTGGGCGGCGGCCCCATGACCTCAATTTTCCTATCCGGCAGTGCAGGATTCACCTCTTTCCAGGTCTTGTACGGATTATCAACAAAGGTTTTGCCGCCCTTGGGATCGGGCACAGAGCGAGCCAAAGCCAGATAGAGATCTTTCTTGGTCAACGAAAAACGGGCTGCTTTTTTTGAGTTGGCAACAACAATACCGTCGTACCCGATCTTTACCTCAGTTATCTCCTTGACCCCGTTGCTCATACAGTCGTCATATTCGGATTTCTTAATCCTGCGGGAGCAGTTGGTGATATCCGGGGTATCAATACCGGTACCGGCACAGAACAGTTTCATTCCTCCGCCTGAACCGGTTGATTCAATCTTCGGGGTTTTAAAGGAACTGGTCTTGCCAAATCGTTCCGCCACCGTGGTTGCAAAGGGGTAGACTGTGGATGATCCCACAAGAGAGACATAGTCTCTCCCGCCTGCCCAGACATCGGAAGCCAGCAGCATACAGGCTGCAATCAACAACGTTTTCTTCATTTTTTCTCCTCGTATTCCGTTCTCTTTTACGAAATTCTTCAGTTTGTTATTTGACTCTTTTCAGAGCAAGCTCAAGGATTACCACCGCCGTTCAAATTTCATCCGCAGATACACAGCCAGCCCATTCATGGAGATCAGGACCGTTAACAGCACGAGAATGGCAGCGGATGTGCGCTCGACAAAGGCGCGTTCCGGTGAATCGGCCCAGAGAAAGATCTGCACCGGCAAACCGGTGGCCGGGTCCGTGATACTGGCCGGCACATCGACAATAAAGGCGACCATGCCGATCATCAGCAGGGGGGCGGTTTCGCCCAAAGCCCGAGACAGGCCGATAATGGTTCCGGTCATCATGCCGGGCATGGCCAGAGGAAGAACATGGTGGAACACCGTCTGCATCTTGGATGCGCCCACACCGAGAGCAGCCTCGCGAATGGAAGGCGGCACCGCCTGTAACGAAGCCCGGCTGGCGATAATAATCGTGGGCAGGGTCATCAGAGAGAGAACTAACCCGCCGACCAGGGGCGACGAGCGGGGCATACCGAAAAAGTTCAGGAACACGGCCAGTCCCAACAGGCCGAAGACAATGGAGGGCACTGCGGCCAGATTATTGATATTCACCTCGACCAGATCGGTCCACCTGTTTTTCGGGGCAAACTCTTCCAGATAGATAGCAGAGGCGACAGCGACAGGAAAGGAAAGCACCAAGGTCACCAGCAGGGTAAAGAGGGAACCCATCACCGCTCCTCTGATACCGGCCAGCTCCGGCTCCCGTGAATCACCGGCCTGAAAAAAGGTGGTGTTAAAATGCCGCTCCAGCCGCCCCTGCGCGATAAGCTGATCAATCCACTGCATCTGCTTATCCGACATGGCACGCTCCGACTCCGGGGTATCTCTGTCGATTCTGCCCTTCATCAGCATGTCGGCCAGATCATCGGCAGGTAGCCACAGAGAGACGGTCTTCCCGATCAAGGCCGGATCAGCCGTCACCATTTTCTGCAATGTATATGCGGCACCGGAGCTGACCAGCCTGTACATTTCCCGTTTATCCCGTCGTGACGTAACATCAGGCAAGACATCTCTCATAGCCTGCTTGACCAGCTTGCCGTAATTCGCCTTTACCAGACTGTTGACATCCAAAACCTCGCGGTCAAAATGAACATCCAGCAGGATATCGGTACGGAGAAAGGCTGACCAGCCATTGGAGATAATCGAGGCGAACAGAAGCACCAGAAAGCCGAGACTCAGCATCACGGCGGAAAAGCTCAATCTGCGAAAACGATCCTCTTTCCGCCGACGACGGATCAGATTGCGTTCAGCGCGTTCCATAGCTGATGCTCCTGTTGTTATCTTGTTCTTTTTCTGATTACCCATGTTCTTCCCGATAGATATATCATTTCCTGCTTACTTGGCCCGCAGGTTCTTTCTTATTCGTTGAAGCTGTTTATACCGAACACAGATTACAGACCGGTTAGGTGTTTGTTAGGATTGTATTTGGTACACAGCTACTCATACTCTTCCCGATATTTCCGAACAATATACAGGGCTATGACATTCAGGATCAAGGTCACGATAAAGAGCAGAAGCCCCAGGGCAAAGGCGGCCATGGTCTTGGGGCTGTCAAATTCCTGATCCCCGACCAGCAGGGTCACGATTTGCACGGTCACCGTGGTCACCGCTTCAAGAGGATTTGCCGTGAGGCGAGCGGAAAGCCCGGCAGCCATGACCACGATCATGGTTTCGCCGATTGCCCGTGAAACCGCGAGCAGCACTCCGCCGACAATACCGGGCAGAGCAGCAGGCAGCACCACCTGCATCACCGTCTCGTTCTTGGTCGCGCCCAATCCGTAGGAGCCATCCCGCAAGGACTGGGGCACAGCATTGATTACGTCATCGGAAAGAGAGGAAATAAAGGGAATAATCATAATCCCCATAACTAAGCCCGCTGCCAAGGCGCTTTCCGAGGACACATCAAGCCCGATCAGCGTTCCTGTCTGGCGAATAAAGGGCGATACAACAAGGGCGGCAAAGAAGCCGTACACCACGGTGGGAATCCCGGCCAGAATCTCCAAGAGAGGCTTCACCACAGCCCGAAAGGTATTGCCAGCGTACTCTGATAAATAGACCGCTGAAAGCAGGCCCACCGGCACGGCCACCAACATGGCAATAGCGGTAATCATGAAGGTTCCCGCCATAACCGGTATGGCCCCAAAACTGCCGGAACTCCCGGCCTGATCGGCCCGCATGGCCATCTGGGGACTCCACTTGAGCCCGAAAAGAAAATCAGCCACGGGGATCTGCTGAAAAAAGCGGATGGATTCAAAAAGGACCGAGAGAACAATGCCGATTGTGCAGAAGATAGCCAGGGTGGAGCAGGCGATGAGGGCATAACGAATAATGCGCTCCACATGATTGCGGGCACGTAAGGCAGGCTGAATCCGGCGATAAACCACGGCAAAGGCCACAATGGAAGCCGTCAGGATTACCAAGGCTAGGGCCACAGAGCTGATGAACTCCAAGCGGTGATAAAAATCAGCTGCGGCCTGCATGGCCGGGTCAATATCGCTGACAGCGACATGGCCTGCAACAAGGTTTTGCAGGTCATTGAGGAGCAGGTTGAGCTGATCCCCTGACAGGTTCCGCATATCCGCAGGCAGAGTGCGCAGCACAAAGCCGGTCAGACCCCAGTCCGAAGCTGTCAGCCAGAACAGGTAGAGCAGCAGTCCGGGAATACCGCACCAGAAGGCGGTCAACAGCCCGTAATAGGTCGGCCTGGAATGCAGCCTGCTGTTGCGTCCTTCCCTTGCTTTATA from Candidatus Electrothrix communis encodes the following:
- a CDS encoding PstS family phosphate ABC transporter substrate-binding protein, producing the protein MKKTLLIAACMLLASDVWAGGRDYVSLVGSSTVYPFATTVAERFGKTSSFKTPKIESTGSGGGMKLFCAGTGIDTPDITNCSRRIKKSEYDDCMSNGVKEITEVKIGYDGIVVANSKKAARFSLTKKDLYLALARSVPDPKGGKTFVDNPYKTWKEVNPALPDRKIEVMGPPPTSGTRDAFDELAMQGGCKTFPWVNDLKKTNKEQFKAVCQALREDGVYIEAGENDNLIIQKLEVNPDSLGIFGFSYLDQNADKIQGAVIDGVAPDFDHIASGSYSISRPLYMYVKNSHVGAIPGMEEFLSEFTSDRAWGDEGYLSEKGLIPMPEEERAQVEKAVKELTPLQL
- the pstA gene encoding phosphate ABC transporter permease PstA — translated: MERAERNLIRRRRKEDRFRRLSFSAVMLSLGFLVLLFASIISNGWSAFLRTDILLDVHFDREVLDVNSLVKANYGKLVKQAMRDVLPDVTSRRDKREMYRLVSSGAAYTLQKMVTADPALIGKTVSLWLPADDLADMLMKGRIDRDTPESERAMSDKQMQWIDQLIAQGRLERHFNTTFFQAGDSREPELAGIRGAVMGSLFTLLVTLVLSFPVAVASAIYLEEFAPKNRWTDLVEVNINNLAAVPSIVFGLLGLAVFLNFFGMPRSSPLVGGLVLSLMTLPTIIIASRASLQAVPPSIREAALGVGASKMQTVFHHVLPLAMPGMMTGTIIGLSRALGETAPLLMIGMVAFIVDVPASITDPATGLPVQIFLWADSPERAFVERTSAAILVLLTVLISMNGLAVYLRMKFERRW
- the pstC gene encoding phosphate ABC transporter permease subunit PstC, giving the protein MLLFYIPAALLILSSLAYRQGRDKAFALNYKAREGRNSRLHSRPTYYGLLTAFWCGIPGLLLYLFWLTASDWGLTGFVLRTLPADMRNLSGDQLNLLLNDLQNLVAGHVAVSDIDPAMQAAADFYHRLEFISSVALALVILTASIVAFAVVYRRIQPALRARNHVERIIRYALIACSTLAIFCTIGIVLSVLFESIRFFQQIPVADFLFGLKWSPQMAMRADQAGSSGSFGAIPVMAGTFMITAIAMLVAVPVGLLSAVYLSEYAGNTFRAVVKPLLEILAGIPTVVYGFFAALVVSPFIRQTGTLIGLDVSSESALAAGLVMGIMIIPFISSLSDDVINAVPQSLRDGSYGLGATKNETVMQVVLPAALPGIVGGVLLAVSRAIGETMIVVMAAGLSARLTANPLEAVTTVTVQIVTLLVGDQEFDSPKTMAAFALGLLLFIVTLILNVIALYIVRKYREEYE